A window of Myxococcales bacterium contains these coding sequences:
- a CDS encoding histidine kinase yields MAAIFAPRRAIPIVLVIVPLLFIQHVYSREAGALLLGALMCAAFVVVGPTLWRHLFPMGDDTRRPYPVASIAVYGAVGIALVVGIGRGLADLVGMGTTFLTSRPSLLVEVALFWVGGWGLARDIDFEENLRKERARARELLREKEHAELMALKSHLDPHFLFNTLNAIAEWCRADGRVAEKAIVRLSGMLRTVMTGIDAPGGVWPLEKELDLCDALFEMYLVRDPEMFTLERRVDDRALAATLPPLVLLPIAENAMKHGPSKGHRGKVVVAVSEEPGGLRIRIENPGPYAGPRDGGHGLDIVRKRLALAYGDRARFVIEGSGERTVCTVEVPAVSKGKLLK; encoded by the coding sequence ATGGCCGCGATCTTCGCGCCGCGCCGCGCGATCCCCATCGTGCTCGTCATCGTGCCGCTCCTCTTCATCCAGCACGTCTACAGCCGCGAGGCGGGGGCGCTGCTGCTCGGGGCGCTCATGTGCGCCGCGTTCGTCGTCGTCGGGCCGACCCTCTGGCGGCACCTCTTCCCCATGGGGGACGACACCCGCCGCCCGTACCCGGTGGCCTCGATCGCCGTCTACGGGGCGGTCGGGATCGCGCTCGTCGTCGGCATCGGGCGCGGCCTCGCCGACCTCGTGGGCATGGGCACGACCTTCCTCACCTCACGACCGAGCCTGCTCGTCGAGGTCGCGCTCTTCTGGGTGGGCGGCTGGGGCCTCGCGCGAGACATCGACTTCGAGGAGAACCTACGGAAGGAGAGGGCGAGGGCCCGCGAGCTCTTGCGGGAGAAGGAGCACGCCGAGCTCATGGCGCTGAAGAGCCACCTCGACCCGCATTTCCTCTTCAACACGCTGAACGCGATCGCCGAGTGGTGCCGGGCCGACGGGCGCGTGGCCGAGAAGGCCATCGTGCGCCTCTCGGGCATGCTCCGAACCGTCATGACCGGCATCGACGCGCCCGGCGGGGTGTGGCCGCTCGAGAAGGAGCTCGACCTCTGCGACGCGCTGTTCGAGATGTACCTCGTCCGCGATCCCGAGATGTTCACGCTCGAGCGCCGGGTCGACGACCGCGCCCTCGCCGCGACGCTCCCTCCGCTCGTGCTCCTGCCGATCGCCGAGAACGCGATGAAACACGGGCCGTCGAAGGGGCACCGAGGCAAGGTCGTGGTCGCGGTGAGCGAGGAGCCCGGGGGCCTCCGGATTCGCATCGAGAACCCCGGGCCGTACGCGGGGCCGCGTGACGGTGGGCACGGCCTCGACATCGTTCGAAAGAGGCTCGCGCTCGCGTACGGCGATCGCGCGAGGTTCGTCATCGAGGGCTCGGGAGAGCGCACCGTCTGCACCGTCGAAGTGCCGGCCGTGTCGAAAGGTAAATTGTTGAAATGA
- a CDS encoding DUF853 family protein has translation MSQVENDARAVDIEHPAAFYLGRTEDSLPYLYPQKNLLTHGVVIGMTGSGKTGLSVALLEEAALDGVPALVIDPKGDLSNLLLTFPALDAASFAPYVPEGEDAAAVAARWREGLERSHQSGERVARLKAAADVAVFTPGSRAGIPVSIVGSLAAPPADIVEDPELFRERVGTVATSLLGLVGVEADPVKSREHILLSTILASAWERGESLDLAALVLRIREPGKKKIGVLDLESFFPEKDRLELSVSFNNLLAAPGFSAWLEGVPLDVGAFLRTSEGKPRIAVISIAHLGDAERMFFVSVLLNEVVAWMRAQPGTQSLRALLFMDEIVGYFPPVKNPPSKAPLMLLLKQARAFGLGILLATQNPVDLDYKGLSNCGTWFVGRLQTERDKARVLEGLEGGSAHFDKAAVERTLAGLPPRTFVVHDVREPGPFLVESRFTLSYLRGPLRRDEIKKLMSGHPLLAEAKGPVTDAPAPPKGAAGEGSPEKPAVPEDIKEVYFPTTAAGALYAPVLVGHATVRFTDAKTGLDHARDATFVTPLGEGPLVTDWARAKWTKLRPDELHAEPGEGARFGDLPKEATKAKSYAAWQKAFVAWLADTQGLGRPQVAKWKLYASPGEPEAAFRARVEQRAREERDAALEALRSKYETKFTKLREAIAKAHADVREKEAEARFDNVGSALSVGAQVMSFFGGSSRRILGSAASVAQKAGRVAKSRATLEERRKKLQDLVTKGQALEAEYQSEARGIAEAHAAPEVTQIVHKPKKTGIDVKLFALGWAPTS, from the coding sequence ATGAGCCAGGTGGAAAACGATGCCCGAGCGGTCGACATCGAGCATCCGGCGGCCTTTTACTTGGGCCGAACGGAAGACTCGCTCCCCTACCTCTACCCACAGAAGAACCTGCTCACGCACGGCGTCGTGATCGGCATGACCGGGAGCGGAAAGACGGGGCTCTCGGTCGCCCTGCTCGAAGAGGCCGCGCTCGACGGGGTGCCCGCGCTCGTCATCGATCCGAAGGGCGATCTGTCGAACCTCCTCCTCACGTTCCCCGCGCTCGACGCGGCGTCGTTCGCGCCGTACGTGCCCGAGGGCGAGGACGCGGCGGCCGTCGCGGCGCGGTGGCGGGAAGGGCTCGAGCGCTCGCACCAGAGCGGAGAGCGTGTGGCCCGCCTCAAGGCCGCGGCCGACGTGGCCGTGTTCACGCCGGGGAGCCGCGCCGGGATCCCGGTCTCCATCGTGGGATCGCTCGCGGCGCCCCCAGCCGACATCGTCGAGGATCCGGAGCTCTTTCGAGAGCGCGTCGGCACCGTGGCGACGAGCCTGCTCGGCCTCGTGGGCGTCGAGGCCGACCCGGTGAAATCGCGCGAGCACATCCTCCTCTCGACGATCCTCGCGAGCGCGTGGGAGCGCGGGGAGAGCCTCGACCTCGCGGCGCTCGTGCTCCGCATCCGCGAGCCCGGAAAAAAGAAGATCGGCGTGCTCGACCTCGAGTCGTTCTTCCCCGAAAAAGACCGCCTCGAGCTCTCCGTTTCGTTCAACAACCTGCTCGCGGCCCCCGGCTTCTCGGCGTGGCTCGAGGGGGTGCCGCTCGACGTCGGCGCGTTCCTGCGCACGAGCGAAGGAAAACCGCGGATCGCCGTGATCTCGATCGCGCACCTCGGGGACGCCGAGCGCATGTTCTTCGTGTCGGTCCTCTTGAACGAGGTCGTCGCGTGGATGCGCGCGCAGCCGGGCACCCAGAGCCTCCGCGCGCTCCTCTTCATGGACGAGATCGTGGGCTACTTCCCCCCCGTGAAGAACCCGCCGTCGAAGGCGCCGCTCATGCTGCTCTTGAAGCAGGCGCGCGCGTTCGGGCTCGGCATCTTGCTCGCGACGCAGAACCCCGTGGACCTCGACTACAAGGGCCTCTCGAACTGCGGCACGTGGTTCGTCGGCCGCCTCCAGACCGAACGCGACAAGGCCCGCGTGCTCGAGGGCCTCGAGGGAGGCAGCGCGCACTTCGACAAGGCGGCCGTGGAGCGCACGCTCGCGGGCCTCCCGCCGCGTACGTTCGTCGTTCACGACGTCCGAGAGCCGGGCCCCTTCCTCGTCGAGAGCCGCTTCACGCTGTCGTACCTCCGCGGTCCGCTCCGGCGAGACGAGATCAAAAAGCTCATGTCCGGGCACCCGCTCCTCGCCGAAGCCAAGGGCCCCGTGACCGACGCGCCCGCTCCCCCGAAGGGCGCCGCGGGCGAAGGGAGCCCCGAAAAACCGGCGGTACCCGAAGACATCAAGGAGGTTTACTTTCCGACGACGGCCGCAGGAGCGCTCTATGCGCCCGTGCTCGTCGGCCACGCGACCGTGCGGTTCACCGACGCGAAGACCGGGCTCGATCACGCGCGCGACGCGACGTTCGTGACGCCGCTCGGCGAGGGCCCACTCGTGACCGACTGGGCTCGCGCGAAGTGGACCAAGCTAAGGCCCGACGAGCTCCACGCCGAGCCCGGAGAGGGCGCGAGGTTCGGCGATCTCCCCAAAGAGGCGACCAAGGCGAAGAGCTACGCCGCGTGGCAGAAGGCGTTCGTCGCGTGGCTCGCGGACACCCAGGGGCTCGGGCGCCCCCAGGTCGCCAAATGGAAGCTCTACGCGAGCCCCGGCGAGCCCGAGGCGGCGTTCCGCGCCCGGGTCGAGCAGCGCGCCCGCGAGGAGCGAGACGCCGCCCTCGAGGCCCTGCGGTCGAAGTACGAGACCAAGTTCACGAAGCTCCGCGAGGCGATCGCGAAGGCCCACGCGGACGTGCGCGAGAAAGAGGCCGAGGCGCGCTTCGACAACGTGGGCTCCGCGCTCTCGGTCGGAGCGCAGGTCATGTCGTTCTTCGGCGGCTCGAGCCGCAGGATCCTCGGCAGCGCGGCGAGCGTCGCGCAGAAGGCCGGCCGCGTCGCGAAATCCCGCGCGACCCTCGAGGAGCGGCGGAAGAAGCTCCAAGACCTCGTCACCAAGGGCCAAGCCCTCGAGGCCGAGTACCAGAGCGAGGCGCGCGGCATCGCCGAGGCGCACGCCGCACCCGAGGTGACCCAGATCGTGCACAAACCGAAGAAGACCGGGATCGACGTGAAGCTCTTCGCCCTCGGGTGGGCCCCAACCTCGTAA
- a CDS encoding 3,4-dehydroadipyl-CoA semialdehyde dehydrogenase, which yields MNELASYLSGEWARGTGKGAELVDPSTEAVVATVSTEGLDLAKALAFARTTGGPALRAMTFAQRGEMIRALSKAIYEKRDELIGLAIANGGNTRSDAKFDIDGATGTLAYYADLGKELGDRTVLVDGDAVQLGRSARLFGAHVLTPRHGVAVHVNAFNFPAWGLAEKAAVALLAGMPVFCKPATSTGLVAHRIAEIMVASGALPTGAFSFLAGGVGDLMSHLEAQDVLAFTGGSTTGRTLRALEAVVGKAVRINVEADSLNAAVLGPDVELGSDLENLFTADVFRDIQQKTGQKCTAIRRVYVPRERLAEMADLLAERLRGVKVGVPSRDDVTMGPLATKNQLRDVREGAKRIAACAKLVHGSIDAVDALGREGDKGFFMSPLLFVNATPDAGDVVHNHEVFGPCATVMPYDGTGEDAARMVAAGGGGLVSSVYSDDAAFQRAAVLGIAPFHGRVTLGTSKVASQAVPPGTVMPQLVHGGPGRAGGGEELGARRGLSFYMQRTALQGDRAVLEALSGLR from the coding sequence ATGAACGAGCTCGCATCCTATCTCTCCGGCGAATGGGCACGTGGTACCGGCAAAGGCGCGGAGCTCGTCGATCCGTCGACCGAGGCCGTCGTCGCGACGGTGTCGACCGAGGGCCTCGACCTCGCGAAGGCGCTCGCGTTCGCGCGCACCACGGGCGGCCCGGCGCTCCGCGCCATGACGTTCGCCCAGCGCGGCGAGATGATCCGTGCCCTCTCGAAGGCCATCTACGAGAAGCGCGACGAGCTCATCGGCCTCGCCATCGCGAACGGCGGAAACACCCGCTCCGACGCGAAATTCGACATCGACGGCGCCACGGGGACGCTCGCCTACTACGCCGATCTCGGCAAAGAGCTCGGCGACCGCACCGTCCTCGTCGACGGCGACGCGGTCCAGCTCGGGCGGAGCGCGCGCCTCTTCGGCGCCCACGTGCTCACCCCCCGCCACGGCGTTGCGGTGCACGTCAACGCCTTCAACTTCCCTGCCTGGGGCCTCGCCGAGAAGGCCGCCGTCGCCCTGCTCGCCGGGATGCCTGTATTCTGCAAGCCTGCGACGAGCACCGGGCTCGTGGCGCACCGCATCGCCGAGATCATGGTCGCCTCGGGGGCTCTCCCGACGGGTGCGTTCTCGTTCCTCGCCGGGGGCGTCGGGGATCTCATGTCGCACCTCGAGGCCCAAGACGTGCTCGCGTTCACGGGGGGCAGCACCACGGGCCGAACGCTCCGCGCGCTCGAGGCGGTGGTCGGCAAGGCGGTGCGCATCAACGTCGAGGCCGACAGCCTCAACGCCGCTGTGCTCGGCCCGGACGTCGAGCTCGGCAGCGACCTCGAGAACCTCTTCACGGCCGACGTCTTCCGCGACATCCAGCAGAAGACGGGGCAAAAATGCACCGCGATCCGCCGCGTCTACGTGCCGCGTGAGCGCCTCGCCGAGATGGCCGATCTGCTCGCCGAGCGCCTCCGCGGGGTCAAGGTCGGCGTGCCCTCCCGCGACGACGTCACCATGGGCCCGCTCGCGACGAAGAACCAGCTCCGCGACGTGCGCGAGGGAGCGAAGCGCATCGCGGCGTGCGCCAAGCTCGTGCACGGCTCGATCGACGCGGTCGACGCGCTCGGCCGCGAAGGGGACAAGGGCTTCTTCATGAGCCCCCTGCTCTTCGTGAACGCGACCCCCGACGCGGGCGACGTCGTGCACAACCACGAGGTCTTCGGGCCGTGCGCCACGGTCATGCCCTACGACGGGACCGGCGAGGACGCGGCGCGCATGGTCGCCGCCGGCGGGGGAGGTCTCGTCTCGAGCGTCTACTCCGACGACGCCGCGTTCCAGCGGGCCGCGGTGCTCGGCATCGCGCCGTTCCACGGGCGGGTCACGCTCGGCACGAGCAAGGTGGCCTCGCAGGCCGTCCCGCCGGGCACGGTGATGCCCCAGCTCGTTCACGGTGGCCCCGGCCGCGCCGGTGGCGGCGAAGAGCTCGGCGCGCGCCGAGGGCTCTCGTTCTACATGCAGCGCACCGCGCTCCAGGGCGACCGCGCGGTGCTCGAGGCCCTCTCCGGCCTGCGCTGA
- a CDS encoding helix-turn-helix domain-containing protein codes for MRSIVHNSAGLSPETRALAAFGEHVRALRHERGLTLAELARATGLSARYLVSLEAGDGNISLLRLFELADALSVPADVLVRSALEARAGGSPEKTRTVALVGLRGAGKSTVGRAVAHATRAAFVELDARIAERAGMSLGMVFEMHGEAHFRKLEAETLEAVLASPGPLVLATGGSLVTAEATYERLRRTTHTVWLKATAEEHWERVVAQGDGRPMKGRANAMNELRGLLKSRAPLYGLADVVVDTSGLSVDAVTAEVVRRVGSALEVAPASGAKRRAPTQRNTNDTKRAR; via the coding sequence ATGCGCAGTATAGTTCACAACTCGGCCGGCCTGTCGCCGGAGACGCGCGCCCTCGCGGCGTTCGGCGAGCACGTCCGCGCGCTCCGCCACGAGCGGGGCCTCACGTTGGCCGAGCTCGCGCGGGCGACGGGGCTCTCGGCCCGGTACCTCGTGAGCCTCGAGGCCGGGGACGGCAACATCTCGCTCCTCCGCCTCTTCGAGCTCGCCGACGCCCTCTCCGTCCCGGCGGACGTGCTCGTCCGTTCGGCGCTCGAGGCGCGGGCGGGAGGATCTCCCGAGAAGACCCGGACGGTGGCGCTCGTCGGGCTCCGCGGCGCCGGGAAATCGACCGTCGGGCGCGCCGTCGCCCACGCGACGCGAGCGGCGTTCGTCGAGCTCGACGCGCGCATCGCCGAGCGCGCCGGGATGAGCCTCGGCATGGTGTTCGAGATGCACGGGGAGGCCCACTTTCGCAAGCTCGAGGCCGAGACCCTCGAGGCGGTGCTCGCGTCACCGGGGCCGCTCGTGCTCGCGACCGGGGGCTCTCTCGTCACCGCCGAGGCCACCTACGAGAGGCTCCGCCGCACGACCCACACCGTCTGGCTCAAGGCGACGGCCGAGGAGCACTGGGAGCGCGTCGTCGCCCAAGGGGACGGGCGGCCCATGAAGGGGCGCGCGAACGCCATGAACGAGCTCCGGGGCCTCCTGAAGAGCCGCGCTCCGCTCTACGGCCTCGCCGACGTCGTGGTCGACACCTCCGGGCTCTCGGTCGACGCCGTGACCGCCGAGGTCGTGCGCCGTGTGGGCTCGGCCCTCGAGGTCGCCCCCGCGAGCGGGGCGAAGCGTCGCGCTCCGACGCAGCGCAACACGAACGACACGAAGCGCGCGCGTTGA
- a CDS encoding benzoyl-CoA-dihydrodiol lyase, translating to MAHDAPPHPKVRFETHPDRYRNVTLTFPEAYGGEVACISLDIKEDGGLRPGYPLKLNSYDLGVDIELADAVNRVRFEHPEVKALLVSSAKDRIFCSGANIYMLGSSTHAFKVNFCKYTNETRLGLEELSAEGGVPTLAALNGTASGGGYELAIACDEIVLVEDGSSAVSYPEAPLLAVLPGTGGLTRLTDKRKIRRDLADAFSTVAEGVRGKRAVQWGLVDEAPPRAKFDEAVVRRMKGLVARSKRKAGAKMILGPLAPKREEASITYTYVTLELDRPARKARLVVHAPTGKEPQTPAELAQKGDAAWLVRMARELDDALLELRFNEPEIGVVSLETRGSAEAVLEAEKVLFADDGLVTEVRLLVKRVLKRLDMTAKSFFCLVEPGSCFAGLFLELLLASDRVFMKDVDDVAVQVSPAQTGIFPMGNGLSRLESRFLGNPSQVGKLLEKKGPMGTQEAVEEGLVTFAPDDLDWDDEVRIAFEERAAMSPDAMTGMEQNLRFGGPETMETKIFARLSAWQNWIFQRPNAVGEKGALTLYGKPERPEFDFKRT from the coding sequence ATGGCGCACGACGCTCCTCCCCATCCGAAGGTTCGTTTCGAGACCCACCCCGACCGCTACCGCAACGTGACGCTCACGTTCCCCGAGGCCTACGGCGGCGAGGTCGCCTGCATCTCGCTCGACATCAAAGAGGACGGAGGGCTCCGTCCGGGTTACCCGCTCAAGCTGAACTCGTACGACCTCGGCGTCGACATCGAGCTCGCCGACGCGGTGAACCGCGTGCGCTTCGAGCACCCCGAGGTGAAAGCCTTGCTCGTCTCGAGCGCGAAGGACCGCATTTTTTGCTCGGGCGCGAACATCTACATGCTCGGCAGCTCGACGCACGCGTTCAAGGTGAACTTCTGCAAGTACACGAACGAGACCCGGCTCGGGCTCGAGGAGCTCTCGGCCGAAGGGGGCGTGCCCACGCTCGCGGCCCTGAACGGCACGGCCTCCGGCGGCGGGTACGAGCTCGCGATCGCGTGCGACGAGATCGTGCTCGTCGAGGACGGGTCGTCGGCCGTGAGCTACCCCGAGGCGCCGCTCCTCGCCGTGCTCCCGGGCACGGGTGGGCTCACCCGCCTCACCGACAAGCGCAAGATCCGCCGCGACCTCGCCGACGCGTTCTCCACCGTCGCCGAGGGTGTGCGCGGCAAGCGCGCCGTCCAGTGGGGGCTCGTCGACGAGGCCCCGCCCCGCGCGAAGTTCGACGAGGCCGTCGTGCGGCGCATGAAGGGCCTCGTTGCCCGATCGAAGCGCAAAGCCGGCGCCAAGATGATCCTCGGCCCGCTCGCCCCGAAGCGCGAGGAAGCCTCGATCACCTACACCTACGTCACGCTCGAGCTCGATCGGCCCGCGCGCAAGGCCCGCCTCGTCGTCCACGCCCCCACGGGCAAGGAGCCGCAGACGCCCGCGGAGCTCGCTCAAAAGGGCGACGCGGCGTGGCTCGTCCGCATGGCCCGTGAGCTCGACGACGCGCTGCTCGAGCTCCGCTTCAACGAGCCCGAGATCGGCGTCGTGTCGCTCGAGACCCGGGGCTCGGCCGAGGCCGTGCTCGAAGCCGAGAAGGTCCTCTTCGCCGACGACGGCCTCGTGACCGAGGTGCGGCTCTTGGTAAAGCGCGTGCTGAAGCGGCTCGACATGACCGCGAAGAGCTTCTTCTGCCTCGTCGAGCCCGGGTCGTGTTTCGCCGGGCTCTTCCTCGAGCTCTTGCTCGCGTCCGACCGCGTCTTCATGAAAGACGTGGACGACGTGGCCGTGCAGGTCTCTCCCGCGCAGACGGGCATTTTCCCCATGGGAAATGGCCTCTCGCGCCTCGAGTCGCGCTTCCTCGGCAACCCGTCCCAGGTCGGGAAGCTGCTCGAGAAGAAGGGCCCCATGGGCACGCAGGAGGCGGTCGAAGAGGGCCTCGTCACCTTCGCGCCCGACGACCTCGACTGGGACGACGAGGTGCGCATCGCGTTCGAGGAGCGCGCGGCCATGTCGCCCGACGCCATGACCGGCATGGAGCAGAACCTGCGCTTCGGCGGCCCCGAGACGATGGAGACCAAGATCTTCGCGCGCCTCTCGGCGTGGCAAAACTGGATCTTCCAGCGCCCGAACGCCGTCGGCGAGAAGGGCGCGCTCACGCTCTACGGCAAGCCCGAGCGCCCCGAGTTCGATTTCAAGAGGACCTGA
- the boxB gene encoding benzoyl-CoA 2,3-epoxidase subunit BoxB, translating into MSSVNSERIPNNVHLGDDKRLQRALEAWQPSFLSWWNDMGPFGFQKDDVFLRTAISVTSEGWANFDYVKMPDYRWGIFLADPVQDRKIGFGDNMGQPVWQQVPGEHRNALRRLIVTQGDTEPASVEQQRLLGHSCPSVYDLRNLFQVNVEEGRHLWAMVYLLHSYFGRDGREEAEALLERRSGDPDKPRILGAFNEPCADWLSFFMFTFFTDRDGKYQLLALSESSFDPLSRTTRFMLTEEAHHMFVGETGVLRIVERTASQMKELGLEHPDEVRKHGLLDLPLIQRYLNLWYSLSLDLFGGEISSNAANFFAAGLKGRAKEERYEDHVALDTFYDMEVARDGKLTREQIPLRNAMNEVLRDEYVEDCQRGVDKWNRTIAAHGIPFELKLPHRRFHRHVGLGADVPCDPAGRLISKDELESKKAEWLPTEADKAYVKSLMQKPVFDPKQMAHWIAAPKQGIKGRPVDFEYVRHT; encoded by the coding sequence ATGAGCAGCGTCAATAGCGAGCGCATCCCGAACAACGTGCACCTCGGCGACGACAAGCGCCTGCAGCGCGCCCTCGAGGCGTGGCAGCCGAGCTTCCTCAGCTGGTGGAACGACATGGGGCCCTTCGGCTTCCAGAAGGACGACGTCTTCCTCCGCACGGCCATCTCGGTCACGAGCGAGGGCTGGGCGAACTTCGACTACGTGAAGATGCCCGACTACCGCTGGGGCATCTTCCTCGCCGACCCGGTGCAAGACCGCAAGATCGGCTTCGGCGACAACATGGGTCAGCCCGTGTGGCAGCAGGTGCCCGGCGAGCACCGCAACGCCCTCCGCCGCCTCATCGTCACCCAGGGCGACACGGAGCCGGCGAGCGTGGAGCAGCAGCGCTTGCTCGGCCACTCGTGCCCCAGCGTGTACGACCTCCGTAACCTCTTTCAGGTGAACGTGGAGGAAGGTCGTCATCTGTGGGCGATGGTGTACCTGCTCCACTCGTACTTCGGCCGCGACGGTCGCGAGGAGGCCGAGGCCCTCTTGGAGCGCCGCTCGGGCGACCCGGACAAGCCGCGCATCCTCGGCGCGTTCAACGAGCCCTGCGCCGACTGGCTCTCGTTCTTCATGTTCACGTTCTTCACCGACCGTGACGGCAAGTACCAGCTGCTCGCGCTCTCGGAGTCGTCGTTCGACCCGCTCTCGCGGACGACCCGCTTCATGCTCACCGAAGAGGCCCACCACATGTTCGTGGGCGAGACCGGCGTGCTCCGGATCGTCGAGCGGACGGCGAGCCAAATGAAGGAGCTCGGGCTCGAGCACCCGGACGAGGTGCGCAAGCACGGCTTGCTCGATTTGCCGCTCATCCAGCGCTACCTGAACCTCTGGTACTCGCTCTCCCTCGACCTCTTCGGCGGCGAGATCTCCTCGAACGCCGCGAATTTCTTCGCGGCCGGTCTCAAGGGGCGCGCGAAGGAGGAGCGCTACGAGGACCACGTCGCGCTCGACACCTTCTACGACATGGAAGTCGCCCGCGACGGGAAGCTCACCCGCGAGCAAATCCCCCTGCGGAACGCCATGAACGAGGTGCTCCGCGACGAGTACGTCGAAGACTGCCAGCGCGGCGTCGACAAGTGGAACCGCACCATCGCGGCCCACGGGATCCCCTTCGAGCTCAAGCTCCCTCACCGCAGGTTCCATCGTCACGTGGGCCTCGGCGCCGACGTGCCCTGCGATCCGGCGGGGCGACTCATCTCGAAGGACGAGCTCGAGTCCAAGAAGGCCGAGTGGCTCCCGACCGAGGCCGACAAGGCCTACGTGAAGAGCCTCATGCAGAAGCCCGTCTTCGATCCGAAGCAGATGGCGCACTGGATCGCGGCGCCGAAGCAGGGCATCAAGGGGCGCCCGGTCGACTTCGAGTACGTTCGCCACACGTGA
- a CDS encoding serine/threonine protein kinase translates to MPTPDSIHAPARDLVGQRLGGRYHLVELIGAGGYGAVYSAVDERDGSNVAVKVLHPHLAHEPSVFARFLRETEIALRFEHPGLLRGLARHVVSPEEPCYLVTERLVGCTLEALVGVGESLDGYAAARIALSVLGGLEAIHAAGYVHRDVKPENVFLVGHELATAKAKLVDYGTARPTEIPAPRLTVPGEVVGTLSYAPPEQIFEGHVDARGDLYGLGLALYVALTGVRPFRRGSPGETLLALSHGVVEPLESLRPDLDRAFTCILHRAIALSPDARYPTAWAMRKDVASWLRGKEARAAKRVVLPVPRPLAASGSEATATVVDRAPPFEPTPSTGKYPRIGARSDEPDELYETDRRAILPGK, encoded by the coding sequence ATGCCTACCCCCGACTCGATCCACGCGCCCGCAAGAGATCTCGTGGGGCAACGCCTCGGCGGCCGCTACCACCTCGTCGAGCTCATCGGCGCGGGAGGGTACGGCGCGGTGTACTCGGCCGTCGACGAGCGTGACGGCTCGAACGTCGCCGTCAAGGTGCTCCACCCGCACCTCGCCCACGAGCCCTCTGTCTTTGCGCGGTTTCTACGCGAGACCGAGATCGCGCTCCGCTTCGAGCATCCGGGGCTCCTCCGCGGGCTCGCGCGGCACGTCGTGTCCCCCGAGGAGCCCTGCTACCTCGTGACCGAGCGCCTCGTCGGGTGCACGCTCGAAGCGCTGGTCGGCGTGGGCGAGAGCCTCGACGGCTACGCCGCGGCCCGGATCGCGCTCTCGGTCCTCGGTGGGCTCGAGGCGATCCATGCGGCAGGGTACGTCCACCGCGACGTGAAGCCCGAGAACGTGTTCTTGGTCGGCCACGAGCTCGCGACCGCCAAAGCGAAGCTCGTCGACTACGGGACGGCGAGGCCCACCGAGATCCCCGCGCCACGTCTCACGGTGCCGGGCGAGGTGGTCGGGACGCTCTCCTACGCGCCGCCCGAGCAGATCTTCGAGGGGCACGTCGACGCGCGCGGCGACCTCTACGGGCTCGGGTTGGCGCTCTACGTGGCGCTCACCGGGGTTCGCCCCTTCCGGCGTGGGAGCCCCGGCGAGACCCTGCTCGCGCTGAGCCACGGCGTGGTCGAGCCGCTCGAGTCGCTCCGCCCCGACCTCGACCGCGCGTTCACGTGCATTCTGCATCGAGCCATCGCCCTGTCGCCGGACGCGCGCTACCCGACGGCTTGGGCCATGCGAAAAGACGTGGCCTCGTGGCTTCGGGGCAAAGAAGCGCGCGCGGCGAAGCGGGTCGTGCTCCCCGTGCCCCGGCCCCTCGCGGCCTCGGGCTCCGAGGCCACCGCCACCGTGGTCGATCGTGCGCCGCCCTTCGAGCCGACGCCGTCGACCGGCAAGTACCCTCGCATCGGGGCGCGCTCCGACGAGCCCGACGAGCTCTACGAGACGGACCGTCGCGCGATTTTGCCCGGAAAATGA